A window of Corvus hawaiiensis isolate bCorHaw1 chromosome 17, bCorHaw1.pri.cur, whole genome shotgun sequence contains these coding sequences:
- the MYH7B gene encoding myosin-7B isoform X1, with protein sequence MSMLDMSEFGEAAQYLRKSYTEQLKLQTIPFDGKKRAWIPDEKEAYIEVEIKESSGGKVTVETKDKETRVVKEDEVQPMNPPKFDMIEDMAMLTHLNEASVLYNLKRRYSHWMIYTYSGLFCVTINPYKWLPVYTAPVVAAYKGKRRTEAPPHIYSIADNAYNDMLRNRENQSMLITGESGAGKTVNTKRVIQYFAIVAALGDTPGKKVAALATKTGGTLEDQIIEANPAMEAFGNAKTIRNDNSSRFGKFIRIHFGPSGKLASADIDIYLLEKSRVIFQQPKERSYHIYYQILSGKKPELQDMLLLSLNPYDYHFCSQGVTTVDNLDDGEELMATDHAMDILGFSNDEKYGCYKIVGAIMHFGNMKFKQKQREEQAEADGTESADKAAYLMGISSADLIKGLLHPRVKVGNEYVTKGQNVEQVVYAVGALAKATYDRMFKWLVTRINKTLDTKLARQFFIGVLDIAGFEIFEFNSFEQLCINFTNEKLQQFFNHHMFVLEQEEYKKEGIEWVFIDFGLDLQACIDLIEKPLGILSILEEECMFPKATDMTFKSKLYDNHIGKSPNFQKPRPDKKRKYEAHFEVVHYAGVVPYNIVGWLDKNKDPLNETVVSVFQKSQNKLLASLYENYVGSASEEPHKPGTKEKRKKAASFQTVSQLHKENLNKLMTNLRSTQPHFVRCIIPNETKTPGAMDSFLVLHQLRCNGVLEGIRICRKGFPNRILYADFKQRYRILNPAAIPEDKFVDSRKATEKLLSSLDLDHAQYKFGHTKVFFKAGLLGLLEEMRDERLAKVLTMLQARIRGYLMRLEYQKIISRREALYTIQWNIRAFNAVKNWSWMKLFFKIKPLLKSAQTEKEMSNLKEEFQKLKEALEKSEAKRKELEEKQVSMIQEKNDLALQLQAEQDNLADAEERCDLLIKSKIQLEAKVKELMERVEDEEEMNSELTAKKRKLEDECAELKKDIDDLEITLAKVEKEKHATENKVKNLIEEMAALDEIIAKLTKEKKALQEAHQQALDDLQAEEDKVNTLTKAKVKLEQQVDDLESSLEQEKKIRMDLERAKRKLEGDLKLSQESVMDLENDKQQLDEKLKKKEFEISQLNSRIEDGQVMEAQLQKKIKEVQARVEELEEELEAERAARAKVEKQRAEVSRELEELSERLEEAGGTTAMQLELNKKREAEFLKLRRDLEEATLHHEALAAALRKKHADSVAELGEQIDSLQRVKQKLEKEKSEMKMEIDDLSSNVEYITKNKANAEKLCRTYEDQLNEAKAKVDELQRQLTDVNAQRGRLQTENGELSRLLEEKESFINQLSRGKVSFTQNIEELKRQLEEETKSKNALAHALQASRHDCDLLREQYEEEVEAKSELQRNLSKANAEVAQWRTKYETDAIQRTEELEEAKKKLATRLQEAEEAVESAHAKCASLEKTKHRLQTEIEDLSVDLERANSACAALDKKQRNFDRILAEWKQKYEETQVELEASQKESRSLSTELFKLKNAYEESLDNLETLKRENKNLQEEISDLTDQISLGGKTIHELEKVKKMLENEKSDIQAALEEAEGALEHEESKTLRIQLELNQIKADMDRKLAEKDEEFENLRRNHQRAMESMQASLDAEARAKNEAVRLRKKMEGDLNEMEIQLNHANRQAAEFQKLGRQLQAQIKDLQIELDDTQRHNDDLKEQAGALERRNNLLLAEVEELRAALEQSERSRKLAEQELLETTERVTLLHSQNTGLINQKKKLEADISQLSNEVEDAVQECRNAEEKAKKAITDAAMMAEELKKEQDTSAHLERMKKNMEQTIKDLQMRLDEAEQIALKGGKKQIQKLEARVRELEGEVDAEQKKMAEAQKGIRKYERRIKELSYQAEEDRKNLARMQDLIDKLQSKVKSYKRQFEEAEQQANSNLVKYRKVQHELDDAEERADIAETQVNKLRARTRDVTISKH encoded by the exons ATGTCTATGCTGGACATGAGCGAGTTTGGGGAGGCTGCTCAGTACCTCCGGAAAAGCTACACggagcagctgaagctgcagaCAATCCCGTTCGATG GAAAGAAGCGAGCTTGGATCCCGGACGAGAAAGAGGCCTATATTGaagtggaaataaaagaaagctcTGGTGGCAAAGTCACTGTGGAAACCAAAGATAAGGAA ACGCGGGTGGTGAAGGAGGACGAGGTGCAGCCCATGAACCCCCCCAAGTTCGACATGATTGAGGACATGGCCATGCTGACACACCTCAACGAGGCCTCTGTGCTCTACAACCTGAAGCGCCGCTACTCCCACTGGATGATCTAC ACCTACTCGGGGCTCTTCTGTGTCACCATCAACCCCTACAAGTGGCTGCCCGTGTACACGGCGCCCGTGGTGGCAGCCTACAAGGGCAAGCGGCGCACGGAGGCACCGCCGCACATCTACTCCATCGCCGACAACGCCTACAACGACATGCTGCGCA ACCGTGAAAACCAGTCCATGCTCATCAC CGGAGAATCTGGTGCTGGTAAGACTGTAAACACCAAGCGGGTCATTCAGTACTTTGCCATTGTCGCAGCCTTGGGCGACACACCGGGCAAGAAAGTA GCAGCTCTTGCCACTAAAACTGGG ggCACCCTCGAGGATCAAATCATCGAGGCTAACCCAGCCATGGAAGCTTTTGGCAATGCCAAAACCATAAGAAACGACAACTCCTCGCGTTTT GGCAAGTTCATCCGCATCCACTTTGGTCCCTCAGGGAAACTGGCCTCTGCAGACATTGACATCT ATCTTCTGGAAAAATCCAGAGTGATTTTCCAGCAACCCAAAGAGCGAAGCTACCACATCTACTACCAAATCCTCTCTGGGAAGAAACCAGAGCTGCAAG atatgctgctgctgtccctcaaCCCCTACGACTACCACTTCTGCTCCCAGGGGGTGACAACAGTGGACAACCTGGATGATGGCGAGGAGCTCATGGCCACGGAT CACGCCATGGACATCCTGGGCTTCAGCAATGACGAGAAATATGGCTGCTATAAAATAGTGGGGGCCATCATGCACTTTGGGAACATGAAGTTCAAGCAAAAGCAGCgggaggagcaggcagaggctgATGGCACTGAAA gTGCTGACAAAGCTGCCTATCTCATGGGGATCAGCTCAGCTGACCTCATCAAGGGGCTGCTCCATCCTCGTGTCAAAGTGGGCAACGAGTACGTGACCAAAGGTCAGAACGTGGAGCAG GTGGTCTACGCTGTGGGGGCCCTGGCTAAAGCCACCTACGATCGCATGTTCAAGTGGTTGGTGACCCGCATCAACAAGACCCTGGACACCAAGCTGGCCAGGCAGTTCTTCATCGGGGTACTGGACATTGCAGGCTTCGAGATCTTTGAG TTCAACAGCTTCGAGCAGCTGTGCATCAACTTCACCAATGAGAAACTGCAACAGTTCTTCAACCACCACATGTTtgtcctggagcaggaggagtaCAAGAAGGAAGGCATCGAATGGGTCTTCATTGACTTTGGCCTGGACCTGCAGGCCTGCATCGACCTGATTGAGAAG cccctgggaatCCTGTCCATCCTGGAAGAGGAGTGCATGTTCCCCAAAGCCACTGACATGACCTTCAAGTCCAAGCTCTACGACAACCACATCGGGAAGTCGCCCAACTTCCAGAAGCCGCGGCCGGATAAGAAGCGGAAATACGAGGCCCACTTTGAGGTGGTGCACTACGCTGGTGTG GTGCCGTACAACATCGTGGGGTGGCTGGACAAGAACAAGGACCCCCTGAACGAGACAGTGGTGTCCGTCTTCCAGAAATCCCAGAACAAGCTCCTGGCCTCTCTGTATGAGAACTATGTGGGCTCTGCTTCAG AGGAACCTCACAAGCCAGGGACCAAGGAGAAACGTAAAAAGGCAGCTTCTTTCCAAACAGTGTCACAGCTGCACAAG GAGAACCTCAACAAGCTGATGACCAACCTGCGCTCCACCCAGCCCCACTTCGTCCGCTGCATCATCCCCAACGAGACAAAGACCCCAG GAGCCATGGATTCCTTCCTGGTGCTGCACCAGCTGCGCTGTAACGGTGTCCTGGAAGGGATCCGCATCTGCCGCAAGGGATTCCCCAACAGGATCCTCTACGCAGACTTCAAGCAGCG CTACCGTATCCTCAATCCAGCAGCCATTCCAGAAGACAAGTTTGTGGACAGCAGGAAGGccacagagaagctgctgagctccctggaCCTGGACCATGCACAGTACAAGTTTGGTCACACCAAG GTGTTTTTCAAGGCTGGTTTGCTGGGCTTGCTGGAGGAGATGCGAGATGAGCGTCTGGCCAAGGTCCTGACAATGCTCCAGGCCAGGATCCGTGGGTACCTCATGCGTTTGGAGTACCAGAAGATCATCAGCAGGAG GGAAGCCCTCTACACCATCCAGTGGAACATCCGGGCCTTCAATGCTGTCAAGAACTGGTCCTGGATGAAGCTGTTCTTCAAGATCAAGCCTTTACTCAAGTCTGCTCAGACTGAGAAGGAAATGTCCAACCTGAAGGAGGAATTCCAGAAGCTGAAGGAGGCTCTGGAGAAGTCTGAGGCAaagaggaaggagctggaagagaagcaggTCTCCATGATCCAGGAGAAGAATGACCTggctctccagctgcaggca GAGCAAGACAACCTGGCAGATGCAGAAGAACGCTGTGACCTGCTCATCAAGTCCAAGATCCAGCTGGAGGCCAAGGTGAAGGAGCTGATGGAGCGTgtggaggatgaggaggagatgAACTCGGAGCTCACTGCCAAGAAACGCAAGCTGGAGGATGAGTGTGCAGAGCTGAAGAAGGACATCGATGACCTGGAGATCACGCTGGCCAAGGTGGAGAAGGAGAAACACGCCACGGAGAACAAG GTTAAAAACCTGATTGAGGAGATGGCTGCTCTGGATGAGATCATTGCCAAGCTGACGAAGGAGAAGAAAGCCCTGCAAGAGGCCCATCAGCAAGCCCTGGATGACCTGCAGGCTGAGGAAGACAAGGTCAACACACTGACCAAAGCCAAGGTCAAACTGGAGCAGCAAGTGGATGAT CTGGAAAGCTCTCTTGAACAAGAAAAGAAGATCCGCATGGACCTGGAGAGAGCAAAAAGGAAGCTTGAAGGAGACCTGAAGCTGTCACAAGAGTCTGTAATGGATCTGGAGAATGACAAACAGCAGCTGGATGAGAAGCTCAAGAA GAAAGAGTTTGAGATAAGTCAGCTGAACTCAAGGATTGAAGATGGGCAAGTGATGGAGGCCCAGCTGCAGAAGAAGATCAAGGAGGTCCAG GCACGCgttgaggagctggaggaggagctggaggccgAGCGAGCCGCCAGGGCCAAGGTGGAGAAGCAGCGGGCGGAGGTGTCgcgggagctggaggagctgagcgAGCGGCTGGAGGAGGCTGGCGGCACcacggccatgcagctggagctgaacaAGAAGCGGGAGGCGGAATTCCTGAAGCTGCGGCGAGACCTGGAGGAGGCCACGCTGCATCACGAGGCGCTGGCGGCCGCCCTGCGCAAGAAGCACGCGGACAGCGTGGCCGAGCTGGGCGAGCAGATCGACAGCCTGCAGCGCGTCaagcagaagctggagaaggagaagagcGAGATGAAGATGGAGATTGATGACCTGTCGTCCAACGTCGAGTACATCACCAAGAACAAG GCCAATGCTGAGAAGCTGTGCCGCACCTACGAGGACCAGCTGAACGAGGCCAAGGCCAAAGTGGACGAGCTGCAGCGACAGCTGACGGACGTGAACGCCCAGCGGGGCCGGCTGCAGACCGAGAACG GGGAGCTTAGTcggctgctggaggagaaggagtcCTTCATCAACCAGCTGAGCCGTGGCAAGGTCTCGTTCACACAGAACATTGAGGAACTCAAGAGGCAGCTGGAGGAAGAGACCAAG AGCAAGAACGCCCTGGCCCATGCCCTGCAAGCCTCCCGGCACGACTGTGACCTGCTGCGGGAGCAGTacgaggaggaggtggaggccAAGAGCGAGCTCCAGAGGAACTTGTCCAAAGCCAATGCCGAGGTGGCCCAGTGGAGAACCAAGTACGAGACTGATGCCATCCAGAGgactgaggagctggaggaagccAA GAAGAAGTTGGCCACCcggctgcaggaggcagaggaggccGTGGAGTCCGCCCACGCCAAGTGCGCCTCACTGGAGAAGACCAAGCACCGGTTGCAGACGGAGATCGAGGACCTCTCGGTGGACCTGGAACGCGCCAACTCGGCCTGCGCTGCCCTGGACAAGAAACAGCGCAACTTCGACAGGATCCTGGCCGAGTGGAAGCAGAAGTACGAGGAGACCCAGGTGGAGCTGGAGGCGTCGCAGAAGGAGTCGCGCAGCCTGAGCACGGAGCTCTTCAAGCTCAAGAACGCCTACGAGGAGTCCCTGGACAACCTGGAGACCCTCAAGAGGGAGAACAAGAACCTGCAGG aggaaATTTCTGATCTGACTGACCAGATCAGTCTGGGTGGCAAAACCATCCATGAGCTGGAGAAGGTGAAGAAAATGCTGGAGAATGAGAAGAGCGATAtccaggcagctctggaggagGCTGAG GGAGCCCTGGAGCACGAGGAGAGCAAGACCCTGCGCATTCAGCTGGAGCTGAACCAGATCAAGGCTGATATGGACAGGAAGCTGGCAGAGAAGGACGAGGAGTTTGAGAACCTGAG GCGCAACCACCAGCGCGCCATGGAGTCCATGCAGGCCTCGCTCGACGCGGAGGCCCGGGCCAAGAACGAGGCCGTGCGGCTGAGGAAGAAGATGGAGGGGGACCTGAACGAGATGGAGATCCAGCTGAACCACGCCAACCGCCAGGCTGCCGAGTTCCAGAAGCTGGGCCGCCAGCTCCAGGCCCAGATCAAG GACCTGCAGATCGAGCTGGATGACACCCAGCGCCACAACGACGACCTGAAGGAGCAGGCGGGTGCCCTGGAGCGCCGCAacaacctgctgctggcagaggtggAGGAGCTGCGGGCAGCGCTGGAGCAGTCggagaggagcaggaagctggcggagcaggagctgctggagaccACTGAGAGGGTCAccctgctccattcccag AACACAGGTCTCATCAACCAAAAGAAGAAGCTGGAGGCAGACATCTCCCAGCTGAGCAACGAGGTGGAGGATGCAGTGCAGGAGTGTCGCAATGCtgaggagaaggcaaagaaggcCATCACGGAT GCTGCCATGATGGCTGAGGAGCTGAAGAAGGAGCAGGACACCAGCGCACACCTGGAGCGCATGAAGAAGAACATGGAGCAGACCATCAAGGACCTGCAGATGCGCCTGGACGAGGCAGAGCAGATTGCTCTCAAGGGGGGCAAGAAGCAGATCCAGAAGCTGGAGGCCAGG GTGCgggagctggagggagaggTGGATGCGGAGCAGAAGAAGATGGCAGAGGCCCAGAAGGGCATTCGCAAGTACGAGCGCAGGATCAAGGAGCTGAGCTACCAG GCTGAGGAAGACCGGAAGAACCTGGCTCGGATGCAGGACCTGATTGACAAGCTGCAGAGCAAGGTCAAGAGCTACAAGCGCCAGTTTGAGGAGGCA gagcagcaggccaACTCCAACCTGGTGAAGTACCGCAAGGTGCAGCACGAGCTGGACGACGCCGAGGAACGCGCCGACATCGCCGAGACCCAGGTCAACAAACTGCGGGCACGGACCAGGGACGTCACCATCTCCAAG CATTAG
- the MYH7B gene encoding myosin-7B isoform X2 produces MEAFGNAKTIRNDNSSRFGKFIRIHFGPSGKLASADIDIYLLEKSRVIFQQPKERSYHIYYQILSGKKPELQDMLLLSLNPYDYHFCSQGVTTVDNLDDGEELMATDHAMDILGFSNDEKYGCYKIVGAIMHFGNMKFKQKQREEQAEADGTESADKAAYLMGISSADLIKGLLHPRVKVGNEYVTKGQNVEQVVYAVGALAKATYDRMFKWLVTRINKTLDTKLARQFFIGVLDIAGFEIFEFNSFEQLCINFTNEKLQQFFNHHMFVLEQEEYKKEGIEWVFIDFGLDLQACIDLIEKPLGILSILEEECMFPKATDMTFKSKLYDNHIGKSPNFQKPRPDKKRKYEAHFEVVHYAGVVPYNIVGWLDKNKDPLNETVVSVFQKSQNKLLASLYENYVGSASEEPHKPGTKEKRKKAASFQTVSQLHKENLNKLMTNLRSTQPHFVRCIIPNETKTPGAMDSFLVLHQLRCNGVLEGIRICRKGFPNRILYADFKQRYRILNPAAIPEDKFVDSRKATEKLLSSLDLDHAQYKFGHTKVFFKAGLLGLLEEMRDERLAKVLTMLQARIRGYLMRLEYQKIISRREALYTIQWNIRAFNAVKNWSWMKLFFKIKPLLKSAQTEKEMSNLKEEFQKLKEALEKSEAKRKELEEKQVSMIQEKNDLALQLQAEQDNLADAEERCDLLIKSKIQLEAKVKELMERVEDEEEMNSELTAKKRKLEDECAELKKDIDDLEITLAKVEKEKHATENKVKNLIEEMAALDEIIAKLTKEKKALQEAHQQALDDLQAEEDKVNTLTKAKVKLEQQVDDLESSLEQEKKIRMDLERAKRKLEGDLKLSQESVMDLENDKQQLDEKLKKKEFEISQLNSRIEDGQVMEAQLQKKIKEVQARVEELEEELEAERAARAKVEKQRAEVSRELEELSERLEEAGGTTAMQLELNKKREAEFLKLRRDLEEATLHHEALAAALRKKHADSVAELGEQIDSLQRVKQKLEKEKSEMKMEIDDLSSNVEYITKNKANAEKLCRTYEDQLNEAKAKVDELQRQLTDVNAQRGRLQTENGELSRLLEEKESFINQLSRGKVSFTQNIEELKRQLEEETKSKNALAHALQASRHDCDLLREQYEEEVEAKSELQRNLSKANAEVAQWRTKYETDAIQRTEELEEAKKKLATRLQEAEEAVESAHAKCASLEKTKHRLQTEIEDLSVDLERANSACAALDKKQRNFDRILAEWKQKYEETQVELEASQKESRSLSTELFKLKNAYEESLDNLETLKRENKNLQEEISDLTDQISLGGKTIHELEKVKKMLENEKSDIQAALEEAEGALEHEESKTLRIQLELNQIKADMDRKLAEKDEEFENLRRNHQRAMESMQASLDAEARAKNEAVRLRKKMEGDLNEMEIQLNHANRQAAEFQKLGRQLQAQIKDLQIELDDTQRHNDDLKEQAGALERRNNLLLAEVEELRAALEQSERSRKLAEQELLETTERVTLLHSQNTGLINQKKKLEADISQLSNEVEDAVQECRNAEEKAKKAITDAAMMAEELKKEQDTSAHLERMKKNMEQTIKDLQMRLDEAEQIALKGGKKQIQKLEARVRELEGEVDAEQKKMAEAQKGIRKYERRIKELSYQAEEDRKNLARMQDLIDKLQSKVKSYKRQFEEAEQQANSNLVKYRKVQHELDDAEERADIAETQVNKLRARTRDVTISKH; encoded by the exons ATGGAAGCTTTTGGCAATGCCAAAACCATAAGAAACGACAACTCCTCGCGTTTT GGCAAGTTCATCCGCATCCACTTTGGTCCCTCAGGGAAACTGGCCTCTGCAGACATTGACATCT ATCTTCTGGAAAAATCCAGAGTGATTTTCCAGCAACCCAAAGAGCGAAGCTACCACATCTACTACCAAATCCTCTCTGGGAAGAAACCAGAGCTGCAAG atatgctgctgctgtccctcaaCCCCTACGACTACCACTTCTGCTCCCAGGGGGTGACAACAGTGGACAACCTGGATGATGGCGAGGAGCTCATGGCCACGGAT CACGCCATGGACATCCTGGGCTTCAGCAATGACGAGAAATATGGCTGCTATAAAATAGTGGGGGCCATCATGCACTTTGGGAACATGAAGTTCAAGCAAAAGCAGCgggaggagcaggcagaggctgATGGCACTGAAA gTGCTGACAAAGCTGCCTATCTCATGGGGATCAGCTCAGCTGACCTCATCAAGGGGCTGCTCCATCCTCGTGTCAAAGTGGGCAACGAGTACGTGACCAAAGGTCAGAACGTGGAGCAG GTGGTCTACGCTGTGGGGGCCCTGGCTAAAGCCACCTACGATCGCATGTTCAAGTGGTTGGTGACCCGCATCAACAAGACCCTGGACACCAAGCTGGCCAGGCAGTTCTTCATCGGGGTACTGGACATTGCAGGCTTCGAGATCTTTGAG TTCAACAGCTTCGAGCAGCTGTGCATCAACTTCACCAATGAGAAACTGCAACAGTTCTTCAACCACCACATGTTtgtcctggagcaggaggagtaCAAGAAGGAAGGCATCGAATGGGTCTTCATTGACTTTGGCCTGGACCTGCAGGCCTGCATCGACCTGATTGAGAAG cccctgggaatCCTGTCCATCCTGGAAGAGGAGTGCATGTTCCCCAAAGCCACTGACATGACCTTCAAGTCCAAGCTCTACGACAACCACATCGGGAAGTCGCCCAACTTCCAGAAGCCGCGGCCGGATAAGAAGCGGAAATACGAGGCCCACTTTGAGGTGGTGCACTACGCTGGTGTG GTGCCGTACAACATCGTGGGGTGGCTGGACAAGAACAAGGACCCCCTGAACGAGACAGTGGTGTCCGTCTTCCAGAAATCCCAGAACAAGCTCCTGGCCTCTCTGTATGAGAACTATGTGGGCTCTGCTTCAG AGGAACCTCACAAGCCAGGGACCAAGGAGAAACGTAAAAAGGCAGCTTCTTTCCAAACAGTGTCACAGCTGCACAAG GAGAACCTCAACAAGCTGATGACCAACCTGCGCTCCACCCAGCCCCACTTCGTCCGCTGCATCATCCCCAACGAGACAAAGACCCCAG GAGCCATGGATTCCTTCCTGGTGCTGCACCAGCTGCGCTGTAACGGTGTCCTGGAAGGGATCCGCATCTGCCGCAAGGGATTCCCCAACAGGATCCTCTACGCAGACTTCAAGCAGCG CTACCGTATCCTCAATCCAGCAGCCATTCCAGAAGACAAGTTTGTGGACAGCAGGAAGGccacagagaagctgctgagctccctggaCCTGGACCATGCACAGTACAAGTTTGGTCACACCAAG GTGTTTTTCAAGGCTGGTTTGCTGGGCTTGCTGGAGGAGATGCGAGATGAGCGTCTGGCCAAGGTCCTGACAATGCTCCAGGCCAGGATCCGTGGGTACCTCATGCGTTTGGAGTACCAGAAGATCATCAGCAGGAG GGAAGCCCTCTACACCATCCAGTGGAACATCCGGGCCTTCAATGCTGTCAAGAACTGGTCCTGGATGAAGCTGTTCTTCAAGATCAAGCCTTTACTCAAGTCTGCTCAGACTGAGAAGGAAATGTCCAACCTGAAGGAGGAATTCCAGAAGCTGAAGGAGGCTCTGGAGAAGTCTGAGGCAaagaggaaggagctggaagagaagcaggTCTCCATGATCCAGGAGAAGAATGACCTggctctccagctgcaggca GAGCAAGACAACCTGGCAGATGCAGAAGAACGCTGTGACCTGCTCATCAAGTCCAAGATCCAGCTGGAGGCCAAGGTGAAGGAGCTGATGGAGCGTgtggaggatgaggaggagatgAACTCGGAGCTCACTGCCAAGAAACGCAAGCTGGAGGATGAGTGTGCAGAGCTGAAGAAGGACATCGATGACCTGGAGATCACGCTGGCCAAGGTGGAGAAGGAGAAACACGCCACGGAGAACAAG GTTAAAAACCTGATTGAGGAGATGGCTGCTCTGGATGAGATCATTGCCAAGCTGACGAAGGAGAAGAAAGCCCTGCAAGAGGCCCATCAGCAAGCCCTGGATGACCTGCAGGCTGAGGAAGACAAGGTCAACACACTGACCAAAGCCAAGGTCAAACTGGAGCAGCAAGTGGATGAT CTGGAAAGCTCTCTTGAACAAGAAAAGAAGATCCGCATGGACCTGGAGAGAGCAAAAAGGAAGCTTGAAGGAGACCTGAAGCTGTCACAAGAGTCTGTAATGGATCTGGAGAATGACAAACAGCAGCTGGATGAGAAGCTCAAGAA GAAAGAGTTTGAGATAAGTCAGCTGAACTCAAGGATTGAAGATGGGCAAGTGATGGAGGCCCAGCTGCAGAAGAAGATCAAGGAGGTCCAG GCACGCgttgaggagctggaggaggagctggaggccgAGCGAGCCGCCAGGGCCAAGGTGGAGAAGCAGCGGGCGGAGGTGTCgcgggagctggaggagctgagcgAGCGGCTGGAGGAGGCTGGCGGCACcacggccatgcagctggagctgaacaAGAAGCGGGAGGCGGAATTCCTGAAGCTGCGGCGAGACCTGGAGGAGGCCACGCTGCATCACGAGGCGCTGGCGGCCGCCCTGCGCAAGAAGCACGCGGACAGCGTGGCCGAGCTGGGCGAGCAGATCGACAGCCTGCAGCGCGTCaagcagaagctggagaaggagaagagcGAGATGAAGATGGAGATTGATGACCTGTCGTCCAACGTCGAGTACATCACCAAGAACAAG GCCAATGCTGAGAAGCTGTGCCGCACCTACGAGGACCAGCTGAACGAGGCCAAGGCCAAAGTGGACGAGCTGCAGCGACAGCTGACGGACGTGAACGCCCAGCGGGGCCGGCTGCAGACCGAGAACG GGGAGCTTAGTcggctgctggaggagaaggagtcCTTCATCAACCAGCTGAGCCGTGGCAAGGTCTCGTTCACACAGAACATTGAGGAACTCAAGAGGCAGCTGGAGGAAGAGACCAAG AGCAAGAACGCCCTGGCCCATGCCCTGCAAGCCTCCCGGCACGACTGTGACCTGCTGCGGGAGCAGTacgaggaggaggtggaggccAAGAGCGAGCTCCAGAGGAACTTGTCCAAAGCCAATGCCGAGGTGGCCCAGTGGAGAACCAAGTACGAGACTGATGCCATCCAGAGgactgaggagctggaggaagccAA GAAGAAGTTGGCCACCcggctgcaggaggcagaggaggccGTGGAGTCCGCCCACGCCAAGTGCGCCTCACTGGAGAAGACCAAGCACCGGTTGCAGACGGAGATCGAGGACCTCTCGGTGGACCTGGAACGCGCCAACTCGGCCTGCGCTGCCCTGGACAAGAAACAGCGCAACTTCGACAGGATCCTGGCCGAGTGGAAGCAGAAGTACGAGGAGACCCAGGTGGAGCTGGAGGCGTCGCAGAAGGAGTCGCGCAGCCTGAGCACGGAGCTCTTCAAGCTCAAGAACGCCTACGAGGAGTCCCTGGACAACCTGGAGACCCTCAAGAGGGAGAACAAGAACCTGCAGG aggaaATTTCTGATCTGACTGACCAGATCAGTCTGGGTGGCAAAACCATCCATGAGCTGGAGAAGGTGAAGAAAATGCTGGAGAATGAGAAGAGCGATAtccaggcagctctggaggagGCTGAG GGAGCCCTGGAGCACGAGGAGAGCAAGACCCTGCGCATTCAGCTGGAGCTGAACCAGATCAAGGCTGATATGGACAGGAAGCTGGCAGAGAAGGACGAGGAGTTTGAGAACCTGAG GCGCAACCACCAGCGCGCCATGGAGTCCATGCAGGCCTCGCTCGACGCGGAGGCCCGGGCCAAGAACGAGGCCGTGCGGCTGAGGAAGAAGATGGAGGGGGACCTGAACGAGATGGAGATCCAGCTGAACCACGCCAACCGCCAGGCTGCCGAGTTCCAGAAGCTGGGCCGCCAGCTCCAGGCCCAGATCAAG GACCTGCAGATCGAGCTGGATGACACCCAGCGCCACAACGACGACCTGAAGGAGCAGGCGGGTGCCCTGGAGCGCCGCAacaacctgctgctggcagaggtggAGGAGCTGCGGGCAGCGCTGGAGCAGTCggagaggagcaggaagctggcggagcaggagctgctggagaccACTGAGAGGGTCAccctgctccattcccag AACACAGGTCTCATCAACCAAAAGAAGAAGCTGGAGGCAGACATCTCCCAGCTGAGCAACGAGGTGGAGGATGCAGTGCAGGAGTGTCGCAATGCtgaggagaaggcaaagaaggcCATCACGGAT GCTGCCATGATGGCTGAGGAGCTGAAGAAGGAGCAGGACACCAGCGCACACCTGGAGCGCATGAAGAAGAACATGGAGCAGACCATCAAGGACCTGCAGATGCGCCTGGACGAGGCAGAGCAGATTGCTCTCAAGGGGGGCAAGAAGCAGATCCAGAAGCTGGAGGCCAGG GTGCgggagctggagggagaggTGGATGCGGAGCAGAAGAAGATGGCAGAGGCCCAGAAGGGCATTCGCAAGTACGAGCGCAGGATCAAGGAGCTGAGCTACCAG GCTGAGGAAGACCGGAAGAACCTGGCTCGGATGCAGGACCTGATTGACAAGCTGCAGAGCAAGGTCAAGAGCTACAAGCGCCAGTTTGAGGAGGCA gagcagcaggccaACTCCAACCTGGTGAAGTACCGCAAGGTGCAGCACGAGCTGGACGACGCCGAGGAACGCGCCGACATCGCCGAGACCCAGGTCAACAAACTGCGGGCACGGACCAGGGACGTCACCATCTCCAAG CATTAG